From the Ascaphus truei isolate aAscTru1 chromosome 15, aAscTru1.hap1, whole genome shotgun sequence genome, one window contains:
- the CDH26 gene encoding cadherin-like protein 26 isoform X3, whose translation MFQVIAAVDARRGGRPADRKAVRKRSARSLNQPESLRPLRRSKRRWVLTTFVLEEEDPGPFPKFAGELFNDRSANMSLKYLISGPGVDEFPEVGLFSVDDRLGHVFVHRKIDREKTALFVVRFDAEDWATGKIVDRTLIFNVEVKDKNDNAPVFDQSEYNITVKESSKLDNPILQVVAIDIDKPETPNSEVVYSMLSQTPELPELTFSIDPKNGLIRGRGCLNYETAKIIKLLVHARDNGAVPLSSTAAVNIHVEDGNNHLPVFTKLKYDLTLPEGELKNDVLRIKVEDKDVAKTPGWRATFKILSGNENGNANITTDPETNDGILSIIKPLDFQKTPEMKLVISVENEEALFSCEQGKLTMNPSPQLSNVALNIIVLDRNDPPLFYPASQIIRQKEGLMPGTVLGKLNATDPDKVPNKIRYKVAHDPAGWVTVDENTGVLTTLKELDRESPFVNNTVYTIIVQAIDDGVPPETGSSTVTIYLSDINDHTPELVSPYVERCEQVQGEAFTIRAVDKDLDPYSGPFKFELADNSENMKDAWRLGQSAGDSVPLLMLKSLPKGNHTVSLNVFDRQGSSGRQTLNVRVCSCPDGLTCEKMQPATHSLGGGAIGVMVAALLLFLLGLCLLMCVFCGSANEKHKGSLPDEGNQTLIKYNEEGGSSLNQAIPAVPPLSPVGNDYVRLNNKEAVIRSPSGTLGRPQHETLERDGVGRSPSGAGRQQHTENRTRDGVGRSSSGAGHQQHTENRIRDGVGRSPSGAGHQQHTENRIRDGVERSSSGAGRQLHSENWTLGVTSGHAQNERWKRGSGNQSQAENHVHRASGKYMRNESLKKKSLAVFVERVGEMLNHRLQEISNEDERAEHKPHVYAYEGELERIDSVGSFSIPESEADFGFLQELDSKFAKLEEICRK comes from the exons GTGATCGCTGCCGTCGATGCCCGGCGCGGAGGACGTCCCGCTGACAGGAAGGCGGTTAGGAAGAGGAGTGCCAGG AGCCTGAATCAGCCAGAGAGCCTCAGACCCCTTCGACGTTCAAAAAGAAGATGGGTCCTCACTACCTTCGTCCTGGAAGAGGAAGACCCAGGACCCTTCCCAAAATTTGCTGGAGAG CTCTTCAATGACCGGTCGGCCAATATGTCGCTCAAGTATCTGATCAGTGGTCCTGGAGTGGACGAGTTTCCTGAGGTCGGGTTATTCTCCGTCGATGACAGGCTAGGCCACGTCTTTGTTCACCGCAAGATTGACCGGGAGAAGACCGCCCTCTTTGTG GTGCGTTTTGATGCAGAGGACTGGGCCACCGGAAAGATTGTGGACAGAACCCTGATTTTTAACGTCGAAGTGAAGGATAAAAATGACAACGCTCCAGTGTTCGACCAATCAGAGTATAACATTACGGTGAAAGAATCCTCTAAGTTAG ATAATCCGATTTTACAAGTGGTGGCAATAGACATAGACAAACCGGAAACTCCAAACTCCGAAGTTGTCTACTCCATGCTCTCGCAGACACCTGAACTACCGGAGCTGACTTTCAGTATTGATCCCAAGAACGGTCTGATACGTGGACGTGGGTGCTTGAATTATGAG ACAGCCAAGATTATCAAGCTACTGGTCCATGCTCGAGACAATGGGGCCGTGCCGCTGTCATCCACTGCCGCCGTTAATATCCATGTTGAAGATGGGAACAACCACTTGCCAGTGTTTACCAAGCTGAAA TACGATCTGACCCTCCCGGAAGGTGAACTGAAGAATGACGTGCTGAGGATAAAAGTTGAAGACAAAGATGTGGCAAAAACGCCAGGCTGGAGAGCCACATTTAAAATATTATCTGGCAATGAAAATGGAAATGCCAACATTACGACCGACCCAGAAACCAATGATGGCATTTTAAGCATCATAAAG CCTCTGGATTTTCAGAAGACCCCCGAGATGAAACTGGTCATCTCTGTTGAGAACGAAGAAGCGCTATTTTCATGTGAGCAGGGCAAGCTTACGATGAATCCGTCACCCCAGCTCAGCAACGTGGCTCTGAACATAATAGTTTTAGACAGAAACGACCCCCCGCTTTTTTATCCGGCGAGCCAAATCATTAGACAAAAAGAGGGTTTGATGCCGGGAACGGTCCTGGGAAAACTTAATGCAACAGATCCCGATAAAGTCCCAAACAAGATCAG GTACAAAGTGGCACACGACCCTGCGGGCTGGGTGACCGTGGATGAAAACACCGGCGTTTTAACGACGCTGAAAGAACTTGACAGGGAGTCCCCTTTTGTTAACAATACTGTGTACACCATCATTGTTCAAGCTATAGATGACG GTGTCCCACCAGAAACAGGAAGTAGTACAGTGACAATTTACCTGTCGGACATTAACGACCATACACCAGAACTGGTCTCACCTTATGTGGAAAGATGTGAGCAAGTGCAGGGCGAGGCATTTACCATTCGGGCCGTAGATAAGGACTTGGATCCATACTCTGGGCCATTCAAGTTCGAACTTGCGGATAATTCCGAAAATATGAAGGATGCTTGGCGACTTGGACAAAGTGCTG GTGATTCAGTGCCACTTTTAATGCTTAAAAGCCTCCCGAAGGGAAACCACACCGTGTCCTTGAACGTTTTTGATCGGCAGGGCTCTTCCGGCAGGCAGACATTGAATGTCAGGGTGTGCTCCTGCCCTGACGGACTGACATGTGAGAAGATGCAGCCAGCTACACACTCCCTGGGTGGTGGGGCCATAGGAGTTATGGTTGCTGCTTTGCTTTTATTCCTGT TGGGCTTGTGCTTGCTTATGTGTGTTTTCTGTGGGTCTGCAAACGAGAAGCACAAAGGCTCCCTGCCTGACGAAGGCAACCAGACGCTGATCAAGTACAATGAGGAGGGAGGGAGCTCGCTGAATCAG GCGATCCCTGCTGTACCTCCTTTGTCTCCCGTTGGAAACGACTACGTCAGACTCAACAACAAG GAAGCCGTTATACGCTCACCTTCTGGTACGTTGGGCCGGCCCCAGCACGAAACCTTGGAAAGG GATGGCGTTGGACGTTcaccttctggtgcaggacgtCAACAACACACTGAAAACAGGACACGG GATGGTGTTGGACGTTCATCTTCTGGTGCAGGACATCAACAACACACTGAAAACAGGATACGG GATGGTGTTGGACGTTCACCTTCTGGTGCAGGACATCAACAACACACTGAAAACAGGATACGG GATGGTGTTGAACGTTCATCTTCTGGTGCAGGACGTCAACTGCACAGTGAAAACTGGACACTG GGAGTCACCTCTGGCCACGCACAGAATGAAAGGTGGAAACGG GGCTCAGGTAACCAGTCCCAGGCGGAGAACCACGTGCACAGGGCC AGTGGAAAATATATGAGAAATGAGAGCCTGAAGAAGAAGTCTCTCGCTGTCTTTGTGGAGCGAGTAGGAGAGATGCTGAACCAC AGGCTGCAGGAGATCAGTAATGAAGACGAAAGAGCGGAGCACAAGCCCCATGTTTACGCCTACGAGGGAGAGCTGGAAAGAATCGACTCCGTGGGCTCCTTCTCCATCCCAGAGAGCGAAGCGGACTTTGGCTTCTTACAGGAGTTGGACTCCAAGTTTGCCAAGCTGGAGGAAATCTGCCGGAAATGA